The sequence AGGACTACTACATATAGTTTGTAATATATAAATCTTAAGTTGAACAAACACATTTATTAgtgaaagaatatgaatattctgaaatcatctttttaagaaaaaattgttgTAACATGAAGAAAATTGCTTGTATTTTCTCTAATATGTATACTAGCaatatcttttgatttttcaacgCCTCAAATCATTTCTTCTTTCGATTGTGTTTTCCTATTTTTCTAtcagtaacaaaaaaaaatgtataatttgAAAGATAAGTGGATGTACAGACAAGAATAGAGATGTGGGGAAATAATGTGCTATACAAAATTAACATGTACAGGGGAAGGATTATTTCTACAAACAGGACAAGTCCCATTAATCTTTAACCATTCATCAATGCATTCAGCATGAAAGCAATGTTCACATTCAGGTATGCATCTCACTGTCTCTTTTGGATGGTAATCTGCTAGACATATTGAGCAAGTCAAATGATTTTTCCCTGGAACTCTTCGACTTTCTCCTAGGACAACTTTTGTGTACGACTCGATAGTTGAATCATCCAGGCCTGTAGTGATTTCTGCTTCATGTGGTACAACGGCTGCTCCACCACCACTAGTGGCCGGGAGATCAAACAACGATTGCCGGATCTCTCGCCTTTGGTCATAACAGATGTAAAATGCCACACACATTGAACATAAGATGGCTGGTATCACTAAGGCTAGTGCAATAATTCggaatatttttatattgtcTGCATTGCCTGCaagtaaaataatcatattaacgTTAAGACAAAAGAATGTTTTCATTCATCAAATCTAAATATTCCAAATCATTCATCATATCTAAATACTTCAAGttgttaaataaaataacaaaatttttagGTGATAAGAGTTATCTTATGCACGACCTCAACCGATTTTAAAGTTAGtggaataatacataaaatgtCTTAATTATTCCTTCATATAAAGTTTGAATTAGATCACTATATATAAGAAGGGCAAACTTGACCATTACTTATTAATAGATAATTATAATGAATCCTTTGAATATGTAAGGTATAGATGGATGTTTTTTATTAGTGTAGGATCAAAATTGTGCAGACTTGGCTCAAAATAGACATTAAcacaatatattaatattttcttcaggCTAGTTTAGCCCAAGACACCGAGCTGTTGAAGAACAACAGACTTTATGTTTATTGCAAACTTGAACATGGTTGATTGATAACATTGGACAAATATTGAAGTATAAATGAGAAGAGTGTGTAAATGGAGAAATAGTTACCTGATCCAGAAGCATCAAAGCACCGAATTTTCCCAGTAGTTGCATTCTTAAATCCACAATAATTTCGTTTTAGTTCACATTCCTTGCAATTTGGTTCATCCCAGGTTAACACAAGATCATTATTAAGGTCAGTTGAAAAAACTGCATCATTTTCAGGCGTCCACGAAACAGGAATAGACACGGTGCTTTTAACACTGCAATTATACAACCTTTTCATTTGGTTTGCAAGGCTCAATGAAGAAGTAGCCAAAGTGGAGATAGTAGAATTACTCATACAATCAATAACACTGAACCGAGACCTGACTAAACCTGTCGAACAAGTCAAGAAAGTATAGTTCCGATAGGAAGCAGACTTGAAGACAGAAAGAGAAGGCATTTGAAAATCAATAAGCCTTTTCGGAAGGCAATTAGATGGATCGTAGAGTTGAATTTCTTGTGTGAGGTAGTTGATATCGCGTACATAGAAATCCCCTGCACCTGGAAGATTTAGAATTCCTCTGCCTTGATTGTTGCATTTGAGATTGAAACCAGGATATGTACAATGTTGAAGATTTTGTGGCCTTTGTAATCCAAAAGGAAATCGTATATCGAAACGATTGTTTCCACAAATGGAATCCAGGGGGCAATGATATTTTGCATAGACAgatgaaaagagaagaaaaaagacaaAGAAGAGTAGGATATTGTCCatatttttcaagaatgaaTATCAACACGGATACACCACTTATATTATACTTACTAGATTAGAATTTATAAATAGCAAAGACATAGCGAGTTACATTTATTAATTAGTTGTTTCAGAAGTCAAAAGCTTGAGTGGTGATCATGCCAAAGATGTCTATATAGTGAGCCTGTTCaaacaacaaatataaaattcattttatgtTGTAAAGTTGAATAAGACTGAAAGAGGATAACATTTTGCCGCAGGTAAACGCTAGAGTCAAAACAAAAAAGTGAATAGCATAACACAGAGCTGCTCAGATAAGGGGTTATCATAGCTTTTGGTTGTCAGTCATAATAGTCTTGTTGATGTATTCGTTGGGCTAACCGTTTCTTCTTGTGTTAGAGTTACACGTTGGTTGGGAATGTACAGTGATTTTCTTATATGAACTTGGAAAATTATCCCCTAGCTTTTGAGATTGAGTTAGGCTATTTTTACATGATATCTGAGTAAATTCATCTCAGTTTATACTCCCGATCACACTCCAATTAGGCCTGGGCGTAAAGAGGGTGTTAGAGTGATTTTTCAACATTCAACTACGAAAGACCCATAAGTTTAAATATTGTTGATTCAGAAAAgggttattactattgttaatttgagaaaaggaacaaaaaaaCCATTAAACTAATAAGTTGGTTCACTCATAAGTCATACCCTTGAAACtaacaattctttttttatttatttattttttaaaatattttttatgtgtcaAATATCTTATcggataaataaataaattaaactcatCTCAACTAAAattttacccatattttatccAAGTCAAAAAATATACCTTTTCAAGACCtaaatttatcttaattttataaaaaaaatctagtaGTTTTCAGTATTTGTTGTagctttttattattaattattttttatttttggttttggctcctgtttatttgatttttctctattttcaaCGAATTCTTATTAGGATTAAAGATATAtgacataaagaaaaataaatggctacgataattaattaaatcaagattataaacataataaaaatacttaatatttcataaacaaattaataatgccataatcataataatattattttgtctataatacattttaaatttttctctctttttctactTTCTTATGCCTACGGGCTACGAGTATCTAtcttttttctagaaaaaaattgagttaatcTTTAATTACAATTTCTTGTGGAACTCTCTTTGATATTAGTTACACAAAGATTTATTAGTAAATaagttatcatttatttttattttttaaaaagggaagAATAGATATACACTGCGTATAATTGGGGTgttacttgtatttttttataatatattaattatctaaaacaaattttaattaaaagacCAAAGTAAATACAACAATTATTAGatcttctttaaaatattttttgtggtcTTGAAGAGGTATtgaataaattatgtaaaaatttatgaaaggtgggatttttatttattcaataataaaatgacgctcataataaatattaaaaaaaaaattaaagagatgTTTGTTAGAAGTGAGACAAAAAGGTAAACGGAGGtatatttaaatcaaaaagcTGAATCTTTGTTAAATTAAGTGTATTTATAAATTTGTGATAACATATAATCACAAATATTTACTaccatatatttcaatttaatttgttttcttaatttcatttttagtttgtttcactAAGAatgtctttttccttttttgaattttttttttcaatttttcacatGACATATATGTCTACAGGATTAAAGAGCCTCTGGATTTTTGATACATTTTAAATGTCTTTCGTTTAAGACcacaatattcaaattattTACTTCCTTAAACTACATATAGTGTCAAGatccaaaaaaaacaaattaaaacagagaaaatacttatataaaaaaacttaaatttattagtttaacgccttaaaatattttgatatcttATTACA comes from Solanum pennellii chromosome 1, SPENNV200 and encodes:
- the LOC107031909 gene encoding putative RING-H2 finger protein ATL21A — protein: MDNILLFFVFFLLFSSVYAKYHCPLDSICGNNRFDIRFPFGLQRPQNLQHCTYPGFNLKCNNQGRGILNLPGAGDFYVRDINYLTQEIQLYDPSNCLPKRLIDFQMPSLSVFKSASYRNYTFLTCSTGLVRSRFSVIDCMSNSTISTLATSSLSLANQMKRLYNCSVKSTVSIPVSWTPENDAVFSTDLNNDLVLTWDEPNCKECELKRNYCGFKNATTGKIRCFDASGSGNADNIKIFRIIALALVIPAILCSMCVAFYICYDQRREIRQSLFDLPATSGGGAAVVPHEAEITTGLDDSTIESYTKVVLGESRRVPGKNHLTCSICLADYHPKETVRCIPECEHCFHAECIDEWLKINGTCPVCRNNPSPVHVNFV